Proteins encoded together in one Salvelinus fontinalis isolate EN_2023a chromosome 6, ASM2944872v1, whole genome shotgun sequence window:
- the LOC129858542 gene encoding uncharacterized protein LOC129858542 produces the protein MDTGHQSVNQDRQPKPHGHTMIGVGVDGESLEHGDTTIIPIAAIRGVDSGDVAVQLDSHPVVESTQITGRAEFETPTVQILPSVQDHATEEDSFLNTSKHREFSLKKEEEREKVEKRGIEDVRKKYGERDKEKELSEDKETDGEINKDKDREKEKKREEQSERQHMQTQVSLEVDQHHSVATSPMTPPQGVGADAFPFPAASRSLEVVQYHSVATSPMTPPQGVGADAFLFPAASRSLEVVQYHSVATSPMTPPQGVGADAFPFPAASRSLEVVKYHAVATSPMTPPQGVGADAFPFPAASRSLEVVQYHAVATSPMTPPQGAGAPVFLFQLASMGPGVETKDAELQEGHQLEFCSVTTASIASNNTPTVPAAFPELSRREDEARKEVRRNKQGRDERESTSDSVVVTPRLMSSPVLKCSALKEDVAEETKSQSNIPPDSSVDSDPQTDRLGHNYAGEPAPVEVKRRGRHGATGDAVDQEITILVTHHDSFGVEEEEEEEEEEERRGEERREDIMSFIHCTEPEGSVEVDNSEGVKVVPPVPQNSLDDGRSDDTAQPKTTRTVMNLHSHANRQEDSLPPSGEDIRTETKQMTSPQSLTKNKHPEHIGEESKLRFSEEQTNQREQCSLVDRNGTAQSNQTEQRSLVDSSGSPQPNQTEQLQPPLIGPPVPGFLALQQQTQVSLEVAQHHSVATSPMTPPQGAGADAFLFPAASRSLEVVQYHSVATSPMTPPQGVGADAFVFPAASRSLEVVQYHSVATSPMTPPQGVGADAFIFPAASRSLEVVQYHSVATSPMTPPQGAGADAFLFPAASRSLEVVQYHSVATSPMTPPQGAGAPAFLFPAASRRMEVVQYHSVATSPMTPPQGVGADAFIFPAASRSLEVVQYHSVATSPMTPPQGAGADAFLFPAASRSLEVVQYHSVATSPMTPPQGAGAPVFLFQLASMGPGVETKDAELQEGHQLEFCSVTTASMASNNTPTVPAVFPELSRREDEARKEVRREKQGRDERESTSDPVVVTPRLMSAPVLKCSALKEDVAEETKSQSNIPPDSSVDSDPQTEGLGHNYAGEPAPVEVKRRGRHGATGDAVDQEITILVTHHDSFGVEEEEEEEEEERRGEERREDIMSFIHCTEPEGSVEVDNSEGVKVVPPVPQNSLDDGRSDDTAQPKTTGTVMNLHSHANRQEDSLPPSGEDIRTETKQMTSPQSLTKNKHPEHIGEESKLRFSEEQTNQREQCSLVDRRGTPQSNQTEQRSLVDSSGTAQSNQTEQRSLVDSSGTSQSNQTEQRSLVDSSGTAQSNQTEQRSLVDRNGTAQSNQTEQRSLVDSSGTAQSNQTEQRSLVDRRGTPQPNQTEQLQPPLIGPPVPGSLALQQQTQVSLEVAQHHSVATSPMTPSQGAGADAFPFPAASRSLEVVQYHSVATSPMTPPQGVGADAFLLPSSSRRMGVEFKDTELQVGRQVEFHSVSTAPRFPKPAPAAPAAFPELSGREGEEKKEEKRAKERKVEESTKEKKEERREEEPDKQTEDKNKEGKTKETTEEKRSDELVQEVRSDELVQEVRSDELVQEVRSDELVQEVRSDELVQEVRWDERGMTWEVYGAVVEVAVLGSAIQKHLEKQVQKLRKHPSPALPPPPPLNPAAMPLPTTLPLKAATMPLHSTPPPLNPAAMPLPTTPPPASGTTQVLSGKGSTRKRGEPEGKRSRRRRNPFRLLLKNMQQHKCCSRAHSTE, from the coding sequence ATGGATACCGGTCACCAGTCTGTTAATCAAGACCGTCAGCCAAAACCTCACGGGCACACTATGATTGGTGTGGGGGTGGATGGGGAGTCGTTGGAGCACGGAGACACAACTATCATACCTATCGCAGCTATTAGAGGAGTGGACTCAGGTGATGTTGCTGTTCAGCTGGACTCACACCCTGTGGTGGAAAGTACTCAGATTACAGGGCGTGCTGAGTTTGAAACACCCACTGTTCAAATACTCCCCTCAGTACAGGACCATGCAACAGAGGAGGACTCATTCTTAAACACATCGAAACACAGAGAATTCTCcctgaagaaggaggaggagagagagaaagtggagaagagagggatagaggatgtcAGAAAgaaatatggagagagagataaagagaaggaGTTAAGTGAAGAtaaagagacagatggagaaataaataaagacaaagacagagagaaagagaagaagagagaggagcagagtgagaGACAACACATGCAGACCCAGGTTAGTCTGGAGGTGGATCAGCACCACTCTGTAGCCACCAGCCCCATGACCCCACCCCAGGGGGTCGGCGCCGATGCCTTCCCCTTCCCAGCAGCCTCTAGGAGTCTGGAGGTGGTCCAGTACCACTCTGTAGCCACCAGCCCCATGACCCCACCCCAGGGGGTCGGTGCCGACGCCTTCCTCTTCCCAGCAGCCTCTAGGAGTCTGGAGGTGGTCCAGTACCACTCTGTAGCCACCAGCCCCATGACCCCACCCCAGGGGGTCGGCGCCGACGCCTTCCCCTTCCCAGCAGCCTCTAGGAGTCTGGAGGTGGTCAAGTATCACGCTGTAGCCACCAGCCCCATGACCCCACCCCAGGGGGTCGGCGCCGACGCCTTCCCCTTCCCAGCAGCCTCTAGGAGTCTGGAGGTGGTCCAGTATCACGCTGTAGCCACCAGCCCCATGACCCCACCCCAGGGGGCCGGCGCTCCGGTCTTCCTCTTCCAATTAGCCTCTATGGGGCCGGGGGTGGAGACTAAAGATGCAGAGCTGCAAGAGGGGCACCAGCTGGAGTTCTGTTCTGTTACCACAGCATCCATTGCTTCAAACAACACCCCCACAGTCCCCGCTGCCTTCCCAGAGCTCAGCAGGAGAGAAGACGAGGCgaggaaggaggtgaggagaaATAAACAGGGGAGGGACGAGAGGGAATCTACATCAGACTCTGTTGTAGTTACTCCTCGTCTGATGTCATCCCCGGTACTGAAATGTAGCGCTCTGAAAGAGGACGTGGCTGAAGAGACAAAGTCACAGTCCAACATCCCTCCAGATAGCTCTGTTGACTCAGATCCTCAGACTGACAGACTCGGTCACAACTACGCCGGTGAACCAGCACCAGTGGAGGTTAAAAGGAGAGGGCGACATGGGGCGACTGGGGACGCTGTCGATCAAGAGATCACCATTCTGGTGACTCATCATGACAGCTTTGGAgttgaggaagaagaggaggaggaagaggaggaggagagaaggggggaggagagaagggaggatatTATGTCATTTATTCACTGCACTGAGCCTGAAGGGTCTGTGGAGGTTGACAACAGTGAGGGGGTGAAAGTCGTTCCTCCAGTGCCCCAAAACAGCCTGGACGATGGGAGGAGTGACGACACAGCTCAACCCAAAACCACAAGGACTGTCATGAACCTACACTCACACGCAAACAGACAGGAagattctctccctccatccggtGAAGACATCCGAACAGAAACGAAGCAGATGACATCACCACAATCTCTGACTAAAAACAAGCACCCAGAACACATAGGAGAAGAATCGAAGCTCCGCTTTAGTGAGGAGCAAACCAACCAGAGAGAACAGTGCAGCCTAGTGGACAGGAATGGAACTGCCCAATCCAACCAGACAGAACAGCGCAGCCTAGTGGACAGTAGTGGAAGTCCTCAACCCAACCAGACAGAACAGCTCCAGCCCCCTCTAATTGGCCCTCCAGTCCCTGGCTTCCTGGCCCTGCAGCAGCAGACCCAGGTTAGTCTGGAGGTGGCTCAGCACCACTCTGTAGCCACCAGCCCCATGACCCCACCCCAGGGGGCCGGCGCCGACGCCTTCCTCTTCCCAGCAGCCTCTAGGAGTCTGGAGGTGGTTCAGTATCACTCTGTAGCCACCAGCCCCATGACCCCACCCCAGGGGGTCGGCGCCGACGCCTTCGTCTTCCCAGCAGCCTCTAGGAGTCTGGAGGTGGTTCAGTATCACTCTGTAGCCACCAGCCCCATGACCCCACCCCAGGGGGTCGGCGCCGACGCCTTCATCTTCCCAGCAGCCTCTAGGAGTCTGGAGGTGGTTCAGTATCACTCTGTAGCCACCAGCCCCATGACCCCACCCCAGGGGGCTGGCGCCGATGCCTTCCTCTTCCCAGCAGCCTCTAGGAGTCTGGAGGTGGTCCAGTACCACTCTGTAGCCACCAGCCCCATGACCCCACCCCAGGGGGCCGGCGCTCCGGCCTTCCTCTTCCCAGCAGCCTCTAGGAGGATGGAGGTGGTTCAGTATCACTCTGTAGCCACCAGCCCCATGACCCCACCCCAGGGGGTCGGCGCCGACGCCTTCATCTTCCCAGCAGCCTCTAGGAGTCTGGAGGTGGTTCAGTATCACTCTGTAGCCACCAGCCCCATGACCCCACCCCAGGGGGCTGGCGCCGATGCATTCCTCTTCCCAGCAGCCTCTAGGAGTCTGGAGGTGGTCCAGTACCACTCTGTAGCCACCAGCCCCATGACCCCACCCCAGGGGGCCGGAGCTCCGGTCTTCCTCTTCCAATTAGCCTCTATGGGGCCGGGGGTGGAGACTAAAGATGCAGAGCTGCAAGAGGGGCACCAGCTGGAGTTCTGTTCTGTTACCACAGCATCCATGGCTTCAAACAACACCCCCACAGTCCCCGCTGTCTTCCCAGAGCTCAGCAGGAGAGAAGACGAGGCgaggaaggaggtgaggagagagaaacaggggaggGACGAGAGGGAATCTACATCAGACCCTGTTGTAGTTACTCCTCGTCTGATGTCAGCCCCGGTACTGAAATGTAGCGCTCTGAAAGAGGACGTGGCTGAAGAGACAAAGTCACAGTCCAACATCCCTCCAGATAGCTCTGTTGACTCAGATCCTCAGACTGAAGGACTCGGTCACAACTACGCCGGTGAACCAGCACCAGTGGAGGTTAAAAGGAGAGGGCGACATGGGGCGACTGGGGACGCTGTCGATCAAGAGATCACCATTCTGGTGACCCATCATGACAGCTTTGGAgttgaggaagaagaggaggaggaagaggaggagagaaggggggaggagagaagggaggatatTATGTCATTTATTCACTGCACTGAGCCTGAAGGGTCTGTGGAGGTTGACAACAGTGAGGGGGTGAAAGTCGTTCCTCCAGTGCCCCAAAACAGCCTGGACGATGGGAGGAGTGACGACACAGCTCAACCCAAAACCACAGGGACTGTCATGAACCTACACTCACACGCAAACAGACAGGAagattctctccctccatccggtGAAGACATCCGAACAGAAACGAAGCAGATGACATCACCACAATCTCTGACTAAAAACAAGCACCCAGAACACATAGGAGAAGAATCGAAGCTCCGCTTTAGTGAGGAGCAAACCAACCAGAGAGAACAGTGCAGCCTAGTGGACAGGCGTGGAACTCCCCAATCCAACCAAACAGAACAGCGCAGCCTAGTGGACAGTAGTGGAACTGCCCAATCCAACCAGACAGAACAGCGCAGCCTAGTGGACAGTAGTGGAACTTCCCAATCCAACCAGACAGAACAGCGCAGCCTAGTGGACAGTAGTGGAACTGCCCAATCCAACCAGACAGAACAGCGCAGCCTAGTGGACAGGAATGGAACTGCCCAATCCAACCAGACAGAACAGCGCAGCCTAGTGGACAGTAGTGGAACTGCCCAATCCAACCAGACAGAACAGCGCAGCCTAGTGGACAGGCGTGGAACTCCTCAACCCAACCAGACAGAACAGCTCCAGCCCCCTCTAATTGGCCCTCCAGTCCCTGGCTCCCTGGCCCTGCAGCAGCAGACCCAGGTTAGTCTGGAGGTGGCTCAGCACCACTCTGTAGCCACCAGCCCCATGACCCCATCCCAGGGGGCCGGCGCCGATGCCTTCCCCTTCCCAGCAGCCTCTAGGAGTCTAGAGGTGGTCCAGTACCACTCTGTAGCCACCAGCCCCATGACCCCACCCCAGGGGGTCGGCGCCGACGCCTTCCTCCTCCCATCATCCTCTAGGAGGATGGGGGTGGAGTTTAAGGACACTGAGCTGCAAGTGGGCCGGCAGGTGGAGTTCCATTCTGTCTCCACGGCACCCAGGTTTCCAAAACCGGCTCCCGCCGCCCCCGCAGCCTTCCCAGAGCTCAGCGgacgagagggggaggagaagaaagaggagaaaaGGGCTAaggagagaaaggtggaggagaGTACaaaagagaagaaggaggagagaagggaagaggaacCTGATAAGCAAACAGAGGACAAAAATAAGGAGGGAAAAACGAAGGAGACAACGGAAGAGAAGAGGTCGGACGAGCTGGTGCAGGAAGTGAGGTCGGACGAGCTGGTGCAGGAAGTGAGGTCGGACGAGCTGGTGCAGGAAGTGAGGTCGGACGAGCTGGTGCAGGAAGTGAGGTCGGACGAGCTGGTGCAGGAAGTGAGGTGGGACGAAAGGGGGATGACGTGGGAGGTGTATGGGGCGGTGGTAGAGGTAGCCGTCCTGGGCTCAGCCATACAGAAACACCTGGAGAAACAGGTTCAGAAGCTCAGAAAGCATCCCTCTCctgccctgcctccccctcctcccctcaaccCAGCTGCCATGCCCCTGCCCACCACCCTTCCCCTCAAGGCAGCCACCATGCCCCTgcactccacccctcctcccctaaACCCAGCCGCCATGCCCCTGCCCACCACCCCTCCTCCAGCCTCTGGGACCACCCAGGTGTTGTCAGGTAAGGGCTCgaccaggaagagaggggagCCGGAGGGGAAGAGAAGCAGGCGCCGGAGGAACCCTTTCCGTTTGCTGTTGAAGAACATGCAGCAGCACAAATGTTGCTCTCGAGCTCATTCCACTGAGTGA